From the Exiguobacterium aurantiacum genome, one window contains:
- a CDS encoding sensor histidine kinase, with amino-acid sequence MKLRTKIALAMAGFMLFLLITSFGVAWLVSRQQIVDARYDVLRQALNLLEEDERNRQAVLSLHEDSVVLERQPNGDWGIIGGQAEEGLRFPVNFGEPALVDDWFVIATSNGLGYAFQDAAVSETLQTLATIFLVIFLIAVAMTFVGSLWIVRQGLIPLRRLETTMERITESGTLETIDVGTSQDEVSTLATGFNQMIGRVEGSMEQQRRFVADVSHELKTPLTVIEGYAKLLRRWGQSDPAVRDEAIDHILTESRQMREDLIEPMLELSRFSSLEDIETEPIELTDLAEQLTERFERSHGVHVPIEATGTWHGHRDSLQRLVVIFIDNSLKYAVDTHVTMTPNRIEVRDHGTTLTDEARARLFDRFYRLDEARDRSGSGLGLAIAKEVADLNGWTVGSYPNAPDGSVFFVTK; translated from the coding sequence ATGAAGCTACGGACGAAAATCGCCCTGGCGATGGCGGGGTTCATGTTGTTCCTTCTCATCACCTCGTTCGGCGTCGCTTGGCTCGTCTCACGCCAACAAATCGTCGACGCCCGCTATGACGTCTTGCGCCAAGCGCTCAACTTGCTCGAAGAAGACGAGCGGAATCGGCAAGCCGTTTTGTCGTTGCACGAGGACAGTGTCGTGCTCGAGCGACAACCGAACGGTGATTGGGGCATCATCGGCGGACAGGCCGAGGAGGGTCTGCGGTTTCCCGTCAATTTTGGCGAACCGGCCCTCGTCGACGATTGGTTCGTCATCGCGACATCGAACGGGCTCGGCTATGCGTTTCAAGATGCGGCCGTCAGCGAGACGCTCCAGACGCTCGCGACGATTTTTCTCGTCATCTTCTTGATCGCCGTGGCGATGACGTTCGTCGGCAGTCTGTGGATCGTCAGGCAAGGACTCATTCCGCTCCGCCGTCTCGAAACGACGATGGAACGGATTACGGAATCGGGCACGCTCGAGACGATCGATGTGGGCACGAGCCAAGATGAAGTGTCGACGCTCGCGACCGGCTTCAATCAGATGATTGGCCGGGTCGAAGGGTCGATGGAGCAACAACGGCGCTTCGTCGCCGATGTTTCACATGAACTGAAGACGCCGCTCACGGTCATCGAAGGATACGCCAAACTGCTCCGGCGCTGGGGACAGAGCGACCCGGCCGTCCGTGACGAGGCCATCGACCACATCTTGACCGAGTCCAGACAAATGCGCGAAGACTTGATTGAACCGATGCTCGAACTGAGCCGTTTCTCCTCGCTCGAAGACATCGAGACCGAGCCGATCGAGCTGACCGATCTGGCCGAACAATTGACCGAGCGGTTCGAGCGTTCGCACGGTGTCCATGTCCCAATCGAGGCGACAGGGACATGGCACGGGCATCGGGATTCACTGCAACGGCTCGTCGTCATCTTCATCGACAACAGCTTGAAGTATGCGGTTGATACACATGTGACGATGACGCCGAACCGGATTGAAGTGCGCGATCACGGGACGACGCTCACGGATGAAGCCCGGGCGCGTCTGTTCGACCGCTTCTATCGACTCGATGAGGCGCGGGACCGGAGTGGCAGCGGACTCGGGCTCGCCATCGCCAAGGAAGTGGCAGACTTGAACGGGTGGACGGTCGGCAGTTACCCGAACGCGCCGGACGGTAGCGTCTTCTTCGTCACCAAATGA
- the glyA gene encoding serine hydroxymethyltransferase, which yields MVNTTKLKVQDAELFEAMQHELGRQRENIELIASENFVSEAVMEAQGGVLTNKYAEGYPGRRYYGGCEFVDVAENLARDRAKELFGAEHANVQPHSGAQANMAVYFTVLEAGDTVLGMNLSHGGHLTHGSPVNFSGVQYNFVEYGVDKETEHIDYDVVAALAKEHKPKLIVAGASAYPRTIDFAKFREIADSVGAYLMVDMAHIAGLVAAGLHPNPVEHAHFVTTTTHKTLRGPRGGMILCKEEFAKAIDKSIFPGIQGGPLMHVIAAKAVAFGEALQPEFKDYQAQVIKNAQVLAQGLEEEGLRIVSGGTDNHLLLVDLRGIDITGKAAEHALDAAGITVNKNTIPFDPASPFVTSGIRLGTAAMTTRGLKEDDMREVARLIGRVLTNHEDEAVLAEAHEAVRALTSKFSLYPERG from the coding sequence ATGGTAAACACGACGAAGTTGAAAGTGCAGGATGCGGAATTATTTGAAGCGATGCAACACGAGCTCGGTCGCCAACGCGAGAACATCGAACTCATTGCCTCGGAGAATTTTGTCTCAGAAGCAGTCATGGAAGCGCAAGGCGGCGTACTCACGAACAAGTACGCGGAAGGTTATCCAGGCCGTCGCTACTACGGCGGTTGTGAGTTCGTCGACGTGGCCGAGAACTTGGCCCGCGACCGCGCCAAGGAGCTGTTCGGTGCAGAACACGCCAACGTCCAGCCGCATTCGGGTGCCCAAGCGAACATGGCCGTTTACTTCACCGTCCTTGAAGCAGGGGACACGGTGCTCGGCATGAACTTGTCGCACGGTGGCCATTTGACGCACGGAAGTCCGGTCAACTTCTCAGGCGTTCAGTACAATTTCGTCGAATACGGTGTGGACAAAGAGACAGAACACATTGATTATGACGTTGTCGCAGCCCTCGCGAAAGAACATAAACCAAAATTGATCGTCGCTGGTGCCTCGGCATACCCGCGGACAATCGACTTCGCCAAGTTCCGTGAAATCGCCGATAGCGTCGGTGCTTACCTCATGGTCGACATGGCCCATATCGCCGGACTCGTCGCGGCCGGTCTTCATCCGAACCCGGTCGAGCACGCGCATTTCGTGACGACGACGACGCACAAGACGCTCCGCGGCCCGCGCGGCGGGATGATTCTTTGTAAAGAAGAGTTCGCCAAAGCGATCGACAAGTCGATTTTCCCAGGAATTCAAGGCGGTCCACTCATGCACGTCATCGCGGCGAAAGCCGTGGCGTTCGGGGAAGCGCTTCAACCTGAGTTCAAAGACTATCAGGCCCAAGTCATCAAGAACGCACAGGTGCTCGCGCAAGGGCTAGAAGAGGAAGGACTCCGCATCGTATCGGGCGGTACGGATAACCACCTTCTCCTCGTCGACCTCCGCGGCATCGACATCACCGGGAAAGCGGCCGAGCATGCGCTCGACGCAGCCGGCATCACGGTCAACAAGAACACGATTCCGTTCGATCCGGCATCACCGTTCGTCACGAGCGGGATTCGTCTCGGGACGGCTGCGATGACGACACGCGGATTGAAAGAAGACGATATGCGTGAAGTCGCTCGCTTGATTGGACGCGTCTTGACGAATCATGAAGATGAAGCAGTGCTCGCGGAAGCGCACGAAGCGGTTCGCGCGTTGACGTCGAAGTTCTCGCTCTATCCTGAACGAGGCTGA
- a CDS encoding response regulator transcription factor, producing MPTILVVEDDAKIARLLELELMHAGYQVEVAHDGRAGLDRALTGGIDLVLLDVMLPQMSGLEVVRRVKEEQPLLPVLMVTARGDRYDKVSGLDLGADDYITKPFEMEELLARIRAFLRMRQHVQVDTSERVLSYEGLTVDVNRHEVICEGQKIDLTRREFDLLVYLLEHPERVLTRDQLVEHVWGFDYYGDTNVVDVYIRYVRKKLGGSWIQTVRGVGYMLKRGE from the coding sequence ATGCCTACGATTCTCGTCGTCGAAGACGATGCTAAAATTGCCAGACTGCTCGAACTTGAACTCATGCACGCCGGTTATCAAGTCGAGGTCGCCCATGACGGGCGGGCCGGGCTCGACCGGGCGCTCACCGGCGGGATTGATTTGGTGTTGCTCGACGTCATGTTGCCGCAGATGAGCGGACTTGAAGTCGTACGCCGCGTCAAAGAAGAACAGCCGCTGTTGCCGGTTCTAATGGTGACGGCCCGCGGCGACCGCTACGATAAAGTGAGCGGGCTCGATCTCGGAGCCGATGATTACATCACGAAGCCGTTCGAGATGGAAGAGTTACTCGCACGGATTCGGGCGTTTTTACGGATGCGGCAACATGTCCAAGTCGATACGAGCGAACGGGTCTTGTCTTATGAAGGGCTGACCGTCGATGTCAATCGCCATGAAGTCATTTGTGAAGGGCAGAAAATCGATTTGACCCGGAGGGAGTTCGATTTGCTCGTCTATCTGCTCGAACATCCGGAGCGCGTGCTCACGCGCGACCAACTCGTCGAGCACGTCTGGGGTTTTGATTATTACGGCGACACGAACGTCGTCGACGTGTATATCCGTTATGTCCGCAAGAAACTCGGCGGGTCTTGGATTCAGACGGTCCGAGGCGTCGGTTATATGTTGAAGCGTGGTGAATAA
- the upp gene encoding uracil phosphoribosyltransferase yields the protein MGKVHVYDHPLIQHKMTIMRKVETGTKQFRELVDEVSSLMAYEITRDLPLTDVEIETPVSVSTQKMIAGKKLGIVPILRAGLGMVDGFLKMMPNVKVGHIGLYRDPETLEPHEYYLKLPTDVTERDFIVVDPMLATGGSAADAIAALKKHGAKSIKLACLCAAPEGVERVQAEHPDVEIYLAALDEKLNDHGYIVPGLGDAGDRLFGTK from the coding sequence ATGGGCAAAGTACACGTTTATGACCACCCATTGATTCAGCACAAGATGACGATTATGCGTAAAGTAGAGACGGGGACAAAGCAGTTCCGTGAACTCGTAGACGAGGTCTCGTCACTCATGGCATACGAAATTACACGCGACCTTCCGCTTACTGATGTGGAAATCGAGACACCGGTCTCTGTATCGACACAGAAGATGATCGCCGGCAAGAAATTGGGAATCGTCCCAATTTTACGGGCAGGCCTCGGCATGGTGGATGGCTTCCTCAAAATGATGCCGAACGTCAAAGTCGGTCACATCGGTTTATACCGTGACCCGGAGACGCTCGAGCCGCACGAATACTATCTCAAGTTGCCGACGGACGTCACAGAGCGTGACTTCATCGTCGTCGACCCGATGCTTGCGACAGGTGGTTCTGCCGCTGACGCGATTGCCGCGCTTAAAAAGCACGGTGCCAAGTCGATCAAACTCGCTTGCCTCTGCGCAGCCCCTGAAGGTGTCGAACGTGTTCAAGCCGAACACCCGGACGTCGAAATCTATCTCGCCGCACTTGACGAGAAGTTGAACGACCATGGCTACATCGTTCCAGGACTCGGTGACGCAGGTGACCGTTTGTTCGGAACAAAATAA
- a CDS encoding alpha/beta hydrolase: MIETKQITITPFERERTIRIYTPADYDMTDKRYPVLYMHDGQNVFADEDASYKMSWRAGEYMDASKRDIIIVGIDSAPGEMRLDEYGPWENPYIGESLLGQDVTLGGQGSAYIEYIAQELKPMIDANYRTKPDETAMMGSSMGGLISIYAACVYPDVFKRVASLSSAFWFNQTELEQLIDASDLNGVERLYMDVGRKEVEQPSADGPTNEMYLESSERVYALLRDKVDHIRFEVIEEGVHNELAWRERFPMVISYLFSEEL, encoded by the coding sequence ATGATTGAGACAAAACAAATCACCATCACCCCGTTCGAACGCGAGCGGACGATTCGGATTTATACGCCGGCCGATTATGACATGACGGACAAGCGTTATCCCGTTCTGTATATGCATGACGGACAGAACGTGTTCGCCGATGAGGATGCGAGCTATAAGATGAGCTGGCGCGCCGGTGAGTACATGGACGCCTCGAAGCGCGACATCATCATCGTCGGCATCGACAGCGCCCCTGGCGAAATGCGGCTCGATGAATACGGTCCGTGGGAGAACCCGTACATCGGGGAGAGCTTGCTCGGTCAAGACGTGACGCTCGGCGGCCAAGGATCGGCCTACATTGAATACATCGCCCAAGAGTTGAAGCCGATGATTGATGCGAACTATCGGACGAAACCGGACGAGACAGCGATGATGGGCAGCTCGATGGGCGGCTTGATCTCGATTTACGCCGCTTGCGTCTATCCCGATGTCTTCAAGCGTGTGGCTTCATTGTCCTCGGCGTTCTGGTTCAACCAGACCGAGCTCGAGCAGTTGATTGACGCGAGTGATTTGAACGGCGTCGAACGTCTGTATATGGACGTCGGCCGCAAAGAAGTCGAACAGCCGTCAGCCGACGGACCGACGAACGAGATGTACCTCGAGTCGAGCGAACGTGTCTACGCCCTATTGCGCGACAAGGTCGACCACATCCGTTTCGAGGTCATCGAGGAAGGCGTGCATAACGAGCTCGCTTGGCGTGAACGCTTCCCGATGGTCATCTCGTATCTATTTAGTGAAGAATTATAA
- a CDS encoding endo alpha-1,4 polygalactosaminidase, translating into MNPLDGVKNYQVYYGHPTEAILKDMQNYDLVIIEPLHYTKAQVEQIKARGTKVLGYISVMEVATWNTGLMSKLQSGDFFTRNGQRVHYSEWDSYLTNIASPHFQGLLLTEIQNQVVAKGIDGVFMDTVGDIDNEHLNNPTVLKQQRDGLVNFLKQARARYGDIAMVQNWGFDTLETSTAPYIDGIMWESFNADTIKSDAWSQNMIKKLQAVDAKYSVKTLTISTRQNAESHKLAKDSGFIHFHEADAYVNWNAGLVTRTKDTAPVAVAPATKPAATTTTKPAETTTTKPAETTTTKPAATTTTKPAATTTTKPAETTTTKPAETAPKTEVSTDKQAESKQKTKAELKQEKKDKKEKKKAKKHAKKHAAKHSSSNDHQAAKGNMCGKVKHKTAGFLNFFKF; encoded by the coding sequence ATGAACCCACTCGACGGTGTGAAGAACTATCAAGTGTATTATGGCCATCCAACTGAAGCGATTTTAAAAGATATGCAGAACTACGATCTCGTCATCATTGAGCCGCTCCATTACACGAAAGCGCAAGTGGAGCAAATCAAAGCACGCGGGACAAAAGTACTCGGATATATTAGCGTCATGGAAGTCGCGACATGGAACACGGGTCTCATGTCAAAACTTCAGTCAGGTGACTTCTTTACGCGTAACGGACAACGTGTCCATTATTCGGAATGGGATTCGTACTTGACGAACATCGCCTCACCGCACTTCCAAGGGTTGCTCCTCACGGAAATCCAGAACCAAGTCGTCGCCAAAGGGATCGATGGCGTGTTCATGGATACGGTCGGTGATATCGATAACGAACATTTGAACAACCCGACGGTGCTCAAACAACAACGGGACGGCCTCGTCAACTTCTTGAAACAAGCGCGGGCCCGCTATGGCGATATCGCCATGGTTCAAAACTGGGGCTTCGACACACTTGAAACATCGACAGCACCATACATCGACGGCATCATGTGGGAGAGCTTCAACGCCGATACAATCAAGAGTGACGCATGGTCACAAAACATGATTAAAAAATTACAAGCGGTCGACGCGAAGTACTCAGTCAAGACGCTTACGATTTCGACGCGTCAAAACGCAGAGAGCCATAAGCTCGCCAAGGATTCAGGCTTCATCCACTTCCACGAAGCGGATGCCTATGTGAACTGGAACGCGGGTCTTGTGACACGCACGAAAGACACGGCTCCGGTCGCAGTAGCGCCGGCAACGAAGCCAGCTGCGACGACAACGACGAAGCCGGCTGAAACGACAACGACGAAGCCAGCTGAAACGACAACGACGAAGCCAGCTGCGACGACAACGACGAAGCCAGCTGCGACAACAACAACGAAGCCGGCTGAAACGACAACGACGAAGCCAGCAGAAACGGCGCCGAAAACTGAAGTTTCAACAGACAAGCAAGCCGAGTCGAAACAAAAAACAAAAGCTGAGTTGAAGCAAGAGAAGAAAGACAAGAAAGAGAAGAAGAAGGCGAAAAAGCATGCAAAAAAACATGCCGCCAAGCACAGCTCGTCTAACGACCATCAGGCCGCCAAAGGAAACATGTGTGGAAAAGTGAAACACAAGACGGCCGGTTTCCTAAACTTTTTCAAATTCTAA